A window of Mucilaginibacter paludis DSM 18603 contains these coding sequences:
- a CDS encoding NAD(P)-dependent oxidoreductase — translation MKIAIIGANGHIGSRILVEALNRGHHVTGIARNPDKLKFEHPNLVFLKGDALNTDELAGIIAGHDAVISSFGIDWTKPETFYLFSDVAQSVINATKKAGVKRLINVGGAGSLEVAPGVQLVDTPNFPAEWKLGADAQRKSLEVFRKENDLDWTFFSPAIIIEPGARTGKFRIGKDNPVFDAEGNSRITYDDYAAALIDELENPQFIKQRFTIGY, via the coding sequence ATGAAAATAGCCATTATTGGAGCCAACGGACATATAGGTTCCAGAATTTTAGTAGAAGCCCTTAACCGCGGCCACCACGTAACCGGAATAGCACGTAACCCGGATAAATTAAAATTTGAGCATCCAAACTTAGTTTTTTTAAAGGGCGACGCCTTAAACACCGATGAACTTGCGGGTATTATAGCCGGGCATGATGCCGTGATCAGTTCTTTCGGGATCGACTGGACCAAGCCCGAAACCTTCTACCTGTTTAGTGATGTAGCCCAATCGGTAATTAACGCTACCAAAAAGGCAGGTGTAAAACGCCTGATTAACGTTGGCGGTGCCGGAAGCCTTGAAGTTGCACCGGGCGTACAATTAGTAGATACACCCAACTTCCCTGCCGAGTGGAAATTAGGTGCCGATGCGCAACGCAAGTCGCTGGAAGTATTCCGTAAGGAAAACGATTTGGACTGGACCTTTTTTAGCCCGGCTATCATTATTGAACCTGGCGCACGTACCGGCAAATTCCGCATCGGTAAGGACAACCCGGTATTTGATGCCGAAGGTAATAGCCGCATTACTTACGATGATTATGCTGCTGCTTTAATTGACGAGCTGGAAAATCCACAATTTATTAAACAACGTTTTACAATAGGTTATTAA
- a CDS encoding Rrf2 family transcriptional regulator → MNNSRFSISVHILTLLASAEGGIVTSDYLAGSININPVLVRKELINLRKHNLVGSKEGKNGGAYLLKPATEIRLSDVYEAVKQSPLLGQAKNTPNPACPVGRQINQHLDSLHADAERALVKQLNTTTLQQFVNLFA, encoded by the coding sequence ATGAATAACAGCCGCTTTTCCATATCTGTACATATTTTAACACTTTTAGCAAGTGCTGAAGGCGGTATTGTAACATCAGATTACCTGGCGGGAAGTATTAACATTAACCCGGTATTGGTGCGTAAAGAGCTAATCAATCTGCGTAAGCACAACCTGGTAGGCAGTAAAGAAGGCAAAAACGGCGGGGCCTATCTACTCAAACCGGCAACAGAGATACGTCTATCTGATGTTTACGAAGCTGTTAAACAATCGCCTTTACTGGGCCAGGCAAAAAACACACCCAACCCGGCTTGCCCGGTAGGCAGGCAAATTAACCAGCATTTAGATAGCTTGCACGCCGATGCCGAACGGGCCCTGGTAAAGCAATTAAACACCACCACCCTGCAACAATTTGTTAATCTATTCGCTTAA
- a CDS encoding RNA polymerase sigma factor, translating into MKVLEASYQKDLLIRLKQGDEPAFNALYKAYSKPLYLRMLRMVKDKDIADELLQELFIKLWDNRHKVDTEKSFQSFMYTVAQNLVYNYFRKLSSDQSLIQSLLLRGTDHYLNGEQLLENKQASELLNDAINQLSPQRKLVFNLCKVEGKSYEETSRIMGISIATVNSHMTQSLQSIKAYLLKHQDVAFVLMSAYVVGEMVK; encoded by the coding sequence TTGAAAGTTTTAGAAGCATCATATCAGAAAGATTTGCTTATCCGCCTTAAACAGGGCGATGAGCCTGCTTTTAATGCGCTTTATAAAGCTTACAGCAAGCCGCTTTACCTGCGGATGCTGCGCATGGTGAAGGATAAAGACATAGCCGACGAGTTACTACAGGAGCTTTTTATTAAACTGTGGGATAACCGCCATAAAGTGGATACCGAAAAATCGTTCCAGTCGTTTATGTACACCGTGGCTCAAAACCTGGTTTATAATTATTTCAGAAAGCTGAGTTCCGACCAGAGCCTCATCCAGTCGCTTCTGCTCCGGGGGACGGACCATTACCTTAACGGCGAGCAGCTCCTTGAAAACAAGCAGGCATCCGAATTGCTTAACGATGCCATTAACCAACTATCGCCCCAACGCAAACTGGTTTTTAACCTCTGCAAAGTGGAAGGAAAAAGCTACGAGGAAACCAGCCGGATTATGGGCATCTCGATAGCCACTGTAAACAGCCACATGACACAATCGCTGCAATCTATCAAAGCTTATTTGCTGAAGCACCAGGATGTGGCCTTTGTGCTGATGAGCGCTTATGTAGTTGGCGAGATGGTGAAGTAA
- a CDS encoding FecR family protein: MKESLNALFVKYLEDNCSEAEIKNLLEHFKIPQNEELLKHFILTELEQQDELDFPLVDVEERLHAIYNRVQIHARGAGAQHKGFFKMRWYRVAAAAAIFILFGAGLFLFNQKQNSDGLRLAMVKNNIKPGYNQAVLTLANGSKINLSNLVAGQVAKQLGASITKTANGQIIYQATANVPENGERVGYNTIEAPAGGQWQVILPDKSHVWLNALSSITYPTAFIGNERRVQLKGEAYFEVAHNAAMPFKVSSRNQTVEVLGTHFDIMAYDNEPLIKTTLLEGSVKVSNSGKVQMLKPGQQAQVGGSDIKMTSDVDLEDVVAWKNGYFKFNENLEAIMSKIARWYDVSVVYQSKPNPDYTFAGEISRERDLSEILKIMEYTGKVHFSIEGRRIIVNK, translated from the coding sequence ATGAAAGAATCACTAAACGCCCTGTTTGTAAAATATCTGGAAGATAACTGCTCGGAAGCGGAGATCAAAAACCTATTGGAACATTTTAAGATCCCGCAGAACGAGGAGTTGCTAAAGCACTTTATCCTGACGGAGCTTGAGCAGCAGGACGAACTGGATTTTCCGCTCGTTGATGTTGAAGAGCGGCTTCATGCTATTTATAATCGTGTACAGATACATGCCCGCGGCGCAGGTGCGCAACATAAGGGTTTCTTTAAAATGCGTTGGTACCGGGTGGCGGCCGCAGCGGCAATTTTTATTCTGTTTGGGGCAGGGCTGTTTTTGTTTAACCAAAAACAAAATAGTGACGGACTGAGGCTTGCCATGGTCAAAAACAATATTAAGCCAGGTTATAACCAGGCGGTATTAACTTTAGCTAACGGCAGCAAAATAAACCTCAGTAACTTGGTAGCAGGGCAGGTTGCCAAGCAATTGGGTGCCAGCATCACAAAAACAGCTAACGGACAAATAATTTACCAGGCAACGGCAAATGTGCCCGAAAACGGTGAGAGGGTAGGTTACAATACCATTGAGGCACCAGCAGGTGGACAGTGGCAGGTAATTTTGCCCGATAAATCTCATGTTTGGTTAAACGCCTTATCGAGCATTACTTATCCAACTGCTTTTATTGGTAACGAGCGCCGCGTGCAGTTAAAAGGCGAAGCCTATTTTGAAGTTGCCCACAACGCCGCCATGCCATTTAAGGTAAGCAGCCGGAACCAAACGGTTGAGGTATTAGGCACCCATTTTGATATTATGGCATATGATAATGAGCCGCTGATTAAAACAACTTTGCTCGAAGGTTCGGTAAAGGTATCAAATAGTGGTAAGGTGCAAATGCTTAAGCCCGGGCAGCAGGCGCAGGTTGGCGGCAGCGATATTAAAATGACCAGCGACGTAGACCTGGAAGATGTAGTAGCCTGGAAAAATGGCTATTTTAAATTTAACGAGAACCTGGAAGCGATTATGAGCAAAATTGCCCGCTGGTACGATGTCAGTGTTGTTTACCAGAGCAAGCCTAACCCTGATTATACGTTTGCAGGGGAAATATCGCGTGAGCGCGATTTAAGCGAGATTTTAAAAATTATGGAATATACCGGCAAAGTTCACTTTTCAATTGAAGGAAGGAGGATTATAGTGAATAAATAA